A genomic segment from Hippoglossus stenolepis isolate QCI-W04-F060 chromosome 3, HSTE1.2, whole genome shotgun sequence encodes:
- the im:7151449 gene encoding LOW QUALITY PROTEIN: complement component receptor 1-like protein (The sequence of the model RefSeq protein was modified relative to this genomic sequence to represent the inferred CDS: inserted 1 base in 1 codon) encodes MDFLLDTCGRRRCLLVMQLFVLKAAAYCPKPQLGSHIVLTNEALLMNEFPEGSDATVECAHGFVNESGSGVMSCTGGKWTEPDLRCKKKDCGPPIPQPHMTFNLSDGTLFGAKIVVSCDKGFEISGSSYKTCYAGGWTGRSKCEMVMCEQPAEVANGRSLWDSQDEPKYGEIIEFACNEGFTLVGSKSIMCSDYGEYHPGPPECKAYCPKPQLGSHIVLTNEALLMNEFPEGSDATVECAHGFVNESGSGVMSCTGGKWTEPDLRCKKKDCGPPIPQPHMTFNLSDGTLFGAQIVVSCDKGFEISGSSYKXCYAGGWAGRAKCEMVMCEQPAEVANGRSLWDSQDEPKYGEIIEFACNEGFTLVGSKSIMCSDYGEYHPGPPECKALCPKPQVGSHIVLTNEALLMNEFPEGSDATVECAHGFVYESGSGVMSCTGGKWTEPDLRCKKKDCGPPIPQPHMTFNLSDGTLFGAQIVVSCDKGFEISGSSYKTCYAGGWTGRAKCEMVMCEQPAEVANGRSLWDSQDEPKYGEIIEFACNEGFTLVGSKSIMCSDYGEYHPGPPECKGATTEDRIAPRPAPTAQGFTSTDSSTISTAHRDKTITTSATATVSPAGQGTGTYLQTSHTVTEEEEASTTRVSSTMSSFRDKDDGGVNTYTDTGYMYVVSVVCVSLVVAILTLVYCVYKFLQSRKGSYDTREDLKPELLQFQNL; translated from the exons ATGGACTTCTTGCTGGACACCTGCGGACGGCGGAGGTGTCTGCTGGTgatgcagctgtttgtgttgaaggcagcag CCTACTGTCCCAAACCTCAGCTAGGTTCACATATAGTTTTGACAAATGAGGCACTTCTCATGAATGAGTTCCCAGAAGGCTCGGATGCCACTGTGGAGTGTGCTCACGGATTCGTTAATGAAAGTGGCTCCGGGGTCATGAGCTGCACTGGTGGGAAATGGACTGAACCAGATCTCAGGTGTAAAA AGAAGGACTGCGGTCCCCCCATACCTCAGCCTCACATGACTTTCAACCTCAGTGATGGAACTCTGTTTGGAGCAAAAATAGTAGTCAGTTGTGATAAAGG ATTCGAGATCAGTGGATCGAGCTACAAAACGTGCTACGCTGGAGGCTGGACGGGAAGGTCCAAGTGTGAAA tgGTAATGTGTGAGCAACCTGCTGAAGTGGCCAATGGCAGAAGCCTGTGGGATTCTCAAGACGAACCCAAATATGGAGAAATCATAGAGTTTGCCTGTAATGAAGGATTCACCCTCGTTGGTAGCAAGAGCATCATGTGCAGTGATTATGGTGAATACCATCCTGGGCCTCCTGAATGCAAAG CCTACTGTCCCAAACCTCAGCTAGGTTCACATATAGTTTTGACAAATGAGGCACTTCTCATGAATGAGTTCCCAGAAGGCTCGGATGCCACTGTGGAGTGTGCTCACGGATTCGTTAATGAAAGTGGCTCCGGGGTCATGAGCTGCACTGGTGGGAAATGGACTGAACCAGATCTCAGGTGTAAAA AGAAGGACTGCGGTCCCCCCATACCTCAGCCTCACATGACTTTCAACCTCAGTGATGGAACTCTGTTTGGAGCTCAAATAGTAGTCAGTTGTGATAAAGG ATTCGAGATCAGTGGATCGAGCTACA GCTGCTACGCTGGAGGCTGGGCGGGAAGGGCCAAGTGTGAAA tgGTAATGTGTGAGCAACCTGCTGAAGTGGCCAATGGCAGAAGCCTGTGGGATTCTCAAGACGAACCCAAATATGGAGAAATCATAGAGTTTGCCTGTAATGAAGGATTCACCCTCGTTGGTAGCAAGAGCATCATGTGCAGTGATTATGGTGAATACCATCCTGGGCCTCCTGAATGCAAAG CCCTCTGTCCCAAACCTCAGGTAGGTTCACATATAGTTTTGACAAATGAGGCACTTCTCATGAATGAGTTCCCAGAAGGCTCGGATGCCACTGTGGAGTGTGCTCACGGATTCGTTTATGAAAGTGGCTCCGGGGTCATGAGCTGCACTGGTGGGAAATGGACTGAACCAGATCTCAGGTGTAAAA AGAAGGACTGCGGTCCCCCCATACCTCAGCCTCACATGACTTTCAACCTCAGTGATGGAACTCTGTTTGGAGCTCAAATAGTAGTCAGTTGTGATAAAGG ATTCGAGATCAGTGGATCGAGCTACAAAACGTGCTACGCTGGAGGCTGGACGGGAAGGGCCAAGTGTGAAA tgGTAATGTGTGAGCAACCTGCTGAAGTGGCCAATGGCAGAAGCCTGTGGGATTCTCAAGACGAACCCAAATATGGAGAAATCATAGAGTTTGCCTGTAATGAAGGATTCACCCTCGTTGGTAGCAAGAGCATCATGTGCAGTGATTATGGTGAATACCATCCTGGGCCTCCTGAATGCAAAG GTGCGACAACAGAAGATAGAATAGCACCAAGACCTGCGCCTACAGCACAAG GGTTCACTTCTACAGATTCATCGACAATATCCACAGCTCACAGAGATAAAACTATAACAACCAGTGCAACAGCAACAGTCTCACCTGCAGGACAAGGTACAGGAACATATCTCCAAACAAGCCACActgtgacagaggaggaggaagcttcTACAACCAGAGTTTCATCAACAATGTCGTCATTTAGAG ACAAAGACGACGGGGGTGTGAATACTTACACAGATACTG GATATATGTATGTAGTCTCTGTCGTATGCGTTTCACTAG TTGTAGCTATACTGACACTTGTATACTGTGTATACAAGTTTCTTCAGAGCAGAAAAGG CTCATATGACACCAGAGAAGACCTGAAGCCGGAGTTATTACAGTTCCAAAATCTTTAG